A genomic window from Leptolyngbya sp. BL0902 includes:
- a CDS encoding GUN4 domain-containing protein, whose product MQLVDPNLSGEDATTEVQYLQADVRALNGLGGLAMEVLRQPQGEGPFQADRWRGVRFEIPVDRLRAVVRRLCDRLEDYPQPTAVEIRYGAMAVQVETQEAETLAQVIYLVEDMVDPHSLYLAKAETYGHTHGELSPAEEANLELLRQRLGLSESEANALKSQALGPYQTLAEKRRYFNQVLMEELARQSPLSEETWATLTELAESLGLPLAVAQTLYQEQLTTIQVQAEAIRQQRQAEAEAAQKAAQQAELHDQHHEQEFERQNVLGQYREMLHQAMQTTLYPPDFDRGRLEQARRLWHIDPEEALRLEEVVRSELYGAIQSVLGIDYGRLRQLLWSNLWRKADEETENVILKALRHNMEPLDRNAILQLPCVDLITIDTLWSRYSQGRFGFKAQQQVYLHVDRRPMDFLRALDWRGSRLSLTGGIKPYKSLQFSSSAPAGHLPTWRWCCPSLENGYTVSESVVEALFLHLEKCLATGSPPPSIPAIALSGDHGLSGDYGLSGHPGTPPPSAPETV is encoded by the coding sequence GTGCAACTAGTTGACCCCAACCTATCTGGGGAAGACGCCACCACCGAGGTGCAATACCTTCAGGCGGATGTGCGGGCCTTGAATGGCCTGGGGGGCTTGGCCATGGAGGTGCTGCGCCAGCCCCAGGGTGAGGGGCCGTTTCAGGCGGATCGGTGGCGGGGGGTGCGGTTTGAGATCCCGGTGGATCGGCTGCGGGCGGTGGTGCGGCGGCTGTGTGATCGCCTAGAGGACTATCCCCAACCAACAGCGGTGGAAATTCGCTACGGAGCGATGGCGGTGCAGGTGGAGACCCAGGAGGCCGAAACCTTGGCCCAGGTGATCTACCTGGTGGAGGACATGGTGGATCCCCACAGCCTCTACCTGGCCAAGGCCGAAACCTACGGCCACACCCACGGCGAACTGTCCCCCGCCGAGGAAGCCAACCTGGAGCTATTGCGCCAGCGGTTGGGCCTGTCAGAATCGGAGGCCAACGCCCTGAAATCCCAAGCCCTTGGCCCCTACCAAACCCTGGCGGAAAAGCGCCGCTACTTTAACCAGGTGTTGATGGAGGAACTGGCGCGTCAAAGTCCGCTCTCCGAGGAAACCTGGGCAACCCTGACGGAACTGGCGGAAAGCCTGGGTCTGCCCCTGGCGGTGGCCCAAACTCTCTACCAGGAGCAGTTAACCACGATTCAGGTGCAGGCGGAGGCCATTCGCCAACAGCGGCAAGCCGAGGCCGAAGCCGCTCAAAAAGCCGCCCAACAGGCCGAACTCCACGACCAACATCACGAGCAAGAGTTTGAACGCCAGAACGTCCTAGGGCAGTATCGCGAGATGCTGCATCAGGCCATGCAAACAACCCTCTACCCGCCCGATTTTGACCGGGGCCGCTTAGAGCAGGCCCGCCGCCTTTGGCACATCGACCCTGAAGAGGCGCTGCGGCTGGAGGAGGTCGTGCGGAGCGAGCTGTACGGGGCGATTCAGTCGGTGCTGGGAATTGACTATGGCCGACTGCGACAACTGCTGTGGTCAAACCTATGGCGCAAGGCCGACGAAGAGACCGAAAACGTTATCCTCAAGGCGCTGCGGCACAATATGGAGCCCCTAGATCGCAATGCCATTCTGCAACTGCCCTGTGTGGATCTGATCACCATCGACACCCTCTGGAGCCGTTATAGCCAGGGCCGCTTTGGTTTCAAGGCTCAACAGCAGGTCTACCTTCACGTGGATCGACGCCCCATGGACTTTCTCCGCGCCCTCGACTGGCGGGGTTCTCGACTCAGCCTGACGGGGGGCATCAAACCCTACAAGAGCTTGCAGTTTAGCAGCAGTGCTCCCGCTGGCCACCTGCCCACCTGGCGCTGGTGTTGCCCCAGCCTGGAAAATGGCTACACCGTAAGCGAATCGGTGGTGGAGGCGCTGTTCTTGCATCTCGAAAAATGCTTGGCCACGGGGAGCCCACCCCCCTCAATCCCCGCCATTGCCCTCTCCGGCGACCACGGGCTCTCCGGCGACTACGGGCTCTCCGGCCATCCCGGCACCCCGCCCCCTAGTGCTCCTGAGACCGTCTAG
- the aroQ gene encoding type II 3-dehydroquinate dehydratase: MYRIQIIHGPNLNMLGLREPGIYGTQTLASINEMLMAEAEVLGVTAEAFQSNSEGALVDCIQATFGQKDGIVINPGAYTHTSVALRDAIAAVGLPTVEVHLSNIHKREEFRHHSYIAPVALGQICGFGADSYRLGLRALVQHLQSILVV; the protein is encoded by the coding sequence TTGTACCGCATTCAAATCATCCACGGCCCCAATTTGAACATGCTGGGCCTGCGCGAACCGGGCATCTACGGCACCCAAACCCTGGCCAGTATCAACGAGATGCTGATGGCCGAAGCGGAGGTTTTGGGGGTGACGGCGGAGGCCTTTCAGTCCAACAGCGAGGGGGCCTTGGTCGATTGCATCCAGGCTACCTTTGGCCAAAAGGACGGCATTGTGATTAACCCCGGAGCCTACACCCACACCAGCGTGGCCCTGCGGGATGCCATCGCAGCGGTGGGCTTGCCCACGGTGGAAGTTCACCTCAGCAATATCCATAAACGGGAAGAATTCCGCCACCATTCCTACATTGCCCCGGTGGCTCTGGGCCAAATCTGCGGTTTTGGGGCCGACAGCTATCGCCTAGGGCTCCGTGCCTTGGTACAACACCTCCAATCGATCCTGGTCGTCTAA
- the psb35 gene encoding photosystem II assembly protein Psb35, with translation MIFTLGAVGSGLPSSFVLVYVVGFIAAISIGSIAWYNSKRPPGWENKEKPGFVPKVNAETTDTDAD, from the coding sequence ATGATATTCACCCTTGGTGCGGTCGGTAGCGGCCTCCCTTCATCCTTTGTGCTGGTTTATGTGGTGGGCTTCATCGCCGCCATCAGCATTGGGTCGATTGCCTGGTATAACTCCAAGCGCCCCCCCGGCTGGGAAAATAAAGAGAAACCGGGCTTTGTGCCCAAGGTGAACGCTGAAACTACCGACACCGACGCCGACTAA
- a CDS encoding HD family phosphohydrolase, producing the protein MRALKEFVTAIEHWVSTAPEVTADKLPTLPLASPVKLAQNARGPSAPPMAARPRSSLSRGQALMPCRATKRHRDIRHPRLAILLATIGLTAMLGQRFYNQPSLQAGSVAPDTIYAPADASVEDKQTTEERRRDARNGALRVLKVDTTATETALRSLQNATAQLTTLRREAGPFPFVPTDVLSTQVQTYLRRSNDATWLKLRSFVLPLSESDAASAQVLRLSLDGLVQGQTLTPAQQQAMRELWNYAQRSSVREFKTLLDNVEQARQSYQEAQANLALLSNQVEGLTYSPTVLDLGADHWTGTQVGVRQAAERMLAQGIPPGLSSEVLYRAIQTQLRGTVPRPGEEIASQLLQVSLQPNLIEDPDQTRLKADMAAEAVRPVLVDIRRGDRIVAAGENITHGQFVLLDYFNLSQRRFNAWGLALFGGLVSGGIGLFLVIERWSSQHLRQQDYILLSAMVVSAGILKALGVAAYGLPAIGLLAGNFYGPVLGGTLVGLLAVLLPIGSTVSGVSWVAGVAGAMVCSLLAGRMRSREELALLGGSVGLTQGVVYLLLTMIVNPVSLVSAWSGILAGAAMQGIYGVLSSIVALGLSPYLEHVFDLITPIRLAELSNPNRPLLKRLASEAPGTFQHTLFVASLAEAAARALGCNVELVRAGTLYHDIGKMHDPLGFIENQMGGPNKHDQLNDPWLSATIIKRHVSEGLVMARKCRLPRALQAFIPEHQGTMLISYFHHQAQEMAQADPTITVKEADFRYDGPIPQSPETGIVMLADSCEAALRSLTEATPDEALAMVNRILRTRWKENQLVESGLTREHMTVIADIFVQVWQQYNHKRIAYPKAALSPNLAPKVG; encoded by the coding sequence ATGAGAGCGCTTAAGGAATTTGTTACCGCCATCGAGCACTGGGTCTCGACAGCGCCAGAGGTCACGGCGGATAAACTTCCTACGTTGCCCTTGGCCTCCCCAGTGAAGCTAGCCCAGAACGCCCGTGGCCCCAGTGCGCCCCCCATGGCGGCGCGGCCCAGATCGTCGTTAAGCCGGGGGCAGGCTTTGATGCCCTGCCGTGCCACCAAACGCCACCGCGACATTCGTCATCCCCGTTTGGCCATCCTACTGGCTACCATCGGGCTCACGGCCATGCTGGGTCAGCGCTTTTACAACCAGCCCAGTTTGCAGGCAGGCAGTGTGGCCCCAGACACCATCTATGCCCCTGCCGATGCCTCGGTGGAGGATAAGCAAACCACCGAAGAACGACGTCGGGATGCCCGCAATGGGGCTTTGCGGGTGCTGAAGGTGGACACCACCGCAACGGAAACAGCCCTACGCTCCCTCCAAAATGCGACGGCCCAGCTCACAACGCTGCGGCGCGAGGCAGGCCCCTTTCCCTTTGTGCCCACGGATGTGCTGTCTACCCAGGTGCAAACGTACCTGCGCCGCTCCAACGATGCCACTTGGCTGAAGCTGCGGAGTTTTGTGCTCCCCCTGAGCGAAAGCGACGCCGCCTCGGCCCAGGTGCTCCGTCTCAGCCTTGACGGTTTGGTTCAGGGGCAAACCCTGACCCCTGCCCAACAGCAGGCCATGCGGGAGCTGTGGAACTACGCCCAGCGATCCTCCGTGAGGGAATTTAAAACCCTGCTGGATAACGTAGAGCAGGCTCGTCAGAGCTACCAGGAGGCCCAGGCTAACCTAGCGCTGCTGTCCAACCAGGTTGAAGGGTTAACCTATTCCCCTACGGTGCTGGATTTAGGGGCCGATCACTGGACTGGAACCCAGGTGGGCGTGCGGCAGGCCGCAGAGCGCATGTTGGCCCAGGGCATTCCGCCAGGGTTATCCTCGGAGGTGCTGTATCGAGCCATTCAAACCCAGTTGAGGGGCACCGTCCCCCGACCAGGGGAAGAGATCGCCAGCCAACTGCTGCAAGTGAGCCTCCAGCCCAACCTGATTGAGGATCCCGACCAAACTCGCCTCAAGGCTGATATGGCCGCCGAAGCCGTCAGGCCCGTGCTGGTAGACATTCGCCGGGGCGACCGGATTGTGGCCGCAGGGGAGAATATTACCCACGGGCAATTTGTCCTGCTCGACTATTTCAACCTCAGCCAGCGGCGGTTTAATGCCTGGGGGCTAGCCCTGTTTGGGGGGCTGGTGTCCGGCGGTATCGGCCTCTTTTTGGTGATCGAACGCTGGAGTTCCCAGCATTTGCGCCAGCAAGACTACATCTTGCTCTCGGCCATGGTGGTGAGTGCAGGCATCCTCAAAGCCCTCGGAGTGGCCGCCTATGGCTTGCCAGCCATTGGCCTACTGGCCGGGAATTTCTATGGGCCAGTGCTGGGGGGTACCCTGGTGGGGCTCTTGGCGGTGCTGCTGCCCATTGGATCCACCGTGAGCGGGGTGTCTTGGGTGGCAGGGGTGGCGGGGGCCATGGTGTGCAGCCTGCTGGCGGGGCGGATGCGTTCCCGTGAGGAACTGGCCCTGCTAGGGGGGAGTGTCGGGTTGACCCAGGGCGTGGTTTACCTGCTGTTGACGATGATTGTCAATCCAGTGTCGCTGGTGTCGGCCTGGTCGGGTATTTTGGCCGGAGCCGCCATGCAGGGCATCTACGGCGTCCTTTCCAGCATTGTGGCCCTGGGGCTCAGTCCCTACCTAGAGCACGTCTTTGATTTGATCACCCCGATCCGCCTGGCCGAGTTGTCGAACCCCAATCGGCCCCTGCTGAAGCGGTTGGCCTCCGAGGCTCCGGGCACCTTCCAGCACACCCTGTTTGTGGCCAGTTTGGCTGAAGCCGCCGCCCGCGCCCTGGGCTGCAATGTGGAACTGGTGCGGGCGGGCACCCTCTACCACGACATCGGCAAGATGCACGACCCCCTGGGCTTCATCGAAAACCAGATGGGTGGCCCCAACAAGCACGACCAGCTCAACGACCCCTGGCTCAGCGCCACCATCATCAAGCGCCACGTTAGCGAGGGGCTGGTAATGGCCCGCAAATGCCGCCTGCCCAGGGCACTCCAAGCGTTCATCCCCGAACACCAGGGCACCATGCTGATTAGCTATTTCCACCACCAGGCGCAGGAAATGGCCCAGGCCGATCCCACCATTACCGTGAAGGAGGCCGATTTCCGCTACGATGGCCCCATTCCCCAGTCCCCAGAGACGGGCATTGTCATGCTGGCCGACTCCTGCGAAGCGGCCCTGCGATCCCTCACCGAGGCCACCCCCGACGAAGCCCTCGCCATGGTCAACCGCATCCTCCGCACCCGCTGGAAGGAAAACCAACTGGTGGAATCGGGCCTTACCCGCGAACACATGACTGTGATTGCCGATATTTTTGTGCAGGTGTGGCAGCAGTACAACCACAAGCGCATTGCCTATCCCAAGGCGGCTCTCTCGCCCAATCTCGCGCCCAAGGTAGGCTAG
- a CDS encoding peptidoglycan-binding domain-containing protein, with product MFKRSLLLSRPWWPVSLRGLGLSVLLAAGLGLSQSALAQQPGADVPTNPANPTMSGGRIVRPTLRLGSQGDSVRELQSMLILLGYYTGPVSGLYQEDTQLAVQRFQQAASITADGIVGPATWSKLLPAPAAEVTPPGQTVATNPSPSNPAPTSPAPMNPAPANPAPASPAPANPAPANPAPARPAPTAPATPPPSASLPILRPGMEGDAVRFLQQRLRAMQVYSGPISGVFGPQTEAAVRQLQQTRNLTVDGIVGPATWNALN from the coding sequence ATGTTTAAGCGTTCTCTGTTGTTGTCCCGTCCTTGGTGGCCTGTGTCCCTGCGAGGGCTGGGGCTGTCTGTGTTGTTGGCCGCTGGCCTAGGGCTGAGCCAAAGCGCCTTAGCCCAACAACCCGGTGCCGATGTGCCCACCAACCCAGCTAATCCCACCATGAGCGGCGGACGCATTGTGCGCCCCACCCTGCGCCTCGGCAGCCAGGGAGATTCTGTCCGCGAGCTCCAGTCGATGCTGATTCTGCTGGGCTACTACACGGGGCCTGTGTCCGGCCTGTATCAAGAAGATACCCAACTGGCGGTGCAGCGGTTCCAGCAGGCGGCCTCGATTACCGCCGACGGCATTGTGGGGCCAGCGACCTGGAGCAAACTGCTACCTGCCCCCGCCGCTGAGGTAACGCCACCGGGCCAAACCGTGGCCACCAACCCTTCCCCTAGCAATCCGGCTCCCACTAGCCCTGCGCCGATGAATCCAGCTCCCGCCAATCCAGCCCCTGCAAGCCCGGCTCCTGCGAACCCGGCCCCCGCCAATCCGGCCCCTGCTCGTCCCGCCCCGACTGCCCCCGCTACGCCGCCGCCATCGGCCAGTTTGCCCATCCTGCGCCCCGGCATGGAGGGGGATGCGGTGCGGTTTCTACAGCAGCGGCTGCGGGCCATGCAGGTCTATAGCGGCCCCATTAGCGGCGTGTTTGGCCCCCAAACTGAGGCTGCGGTGCGCCAACTTCAGCAAACCCGCAATCTCACCGTGGACGGCATCGTTGGCCCCGCCACCTGGAACGCCCTCAACTAG
- a CDS encoding GUN4 domain-containing protein gives MTSPQDWTMTDLAALLHGQEWQAADQVTHVLMLNAAHRQREGSLTPTDLALMPCHLLHRIDWLWVNASQGQFGFSVQQRLYQDLDPGFDPASLSPANPHPFCQAVGWLMVTVPRPLAFFKFYDFLNFSLDAPAGHLPALWYWRLTWMESLKAGGLGTGRGGGFADLARLDALMLRMARCSQVA, from the coding sequence GTGACATCCCCCCAAGATTGGACGATGACCGACCTCGCAGCCCTGCTGCACGGCCAAGAATGGCAAGCCGCCGACCAAGTCACCCATGTTCTCATGCTGAATGCCGCCCACCGTCAACGGGAGGGTAGCCTCACCCCCACTGACCTCGCCCTCATGCCCTGCCACCTGCTGCACCGCATCGACTGGCTGTGGGTGAATGCCAGCCAGGGGCAGTTTGGCTTTTCGGTGCAGCAGCGCCTTTACCAAGACCTTGACCCAGGGTTTGACCCCGCCAGCCTCAGCCCCGCCAACCCGCACCCCTTTTGTCAGGCGGTGGGCTGGTTGATGGTGACGGTGCCCCGGCCCCTGGCCTTTTTCAAGTTCTACGATTTCCTCAACTTTAGCCTAGACGCCCCCGCCGGACACCTGCCCGCCCTCTGGTACTGGCGGCTGACCTGGATGGAATCCCTCAAGGCTGGGGGCTTGGGCACCGGGCGGGGCGGGGGCTTTGCCGATTTGGCCCGCCTCGACGCCCTGATGCTGCGGATGGCCCGCTGTAGCCAGGTGGCCTAG
- a CDS encoding aromatic ring-hydroxylating oxygenase subunit alpha gives MLTTQQPVLRRFWYPVIPVDHLLQGPQSFTLMGQPLVLWLGNGGQPAALADRCCHRSAQLSKGVVQNGCVRCPYHGWAYDALGTCTTVPQIDPGTAIPKTYQVPSYLCQERYGYVWVCLDDNPLQAIPEIPQFTDPSFRFIHEFYEPWQVGGLRAIENSFDSAHGHFVHASSWGDMANPQPPPIDEVTETSFGFVMKHWLEVLNPDLQKKNLGIEGEKTIRTNTRTWYMPFARTLHIEYPNGLIHLIFTAYTPIDDQHSQVVQFCLRNDTETEAKAADIIAFDRQVTSEDRVILEGTDYDAPLSLAEEQHMASDRPGILMRHRLAKLLKDHGESEQRRPDH, from the coding sequence ATGCTCACGACCCAGCAGCCCGTTCTTCGCCGCTTTTGGTATCCCGTCATTCCCGTGGATCACCTGCTCCAGGGCCCCCAGTCGTTTACCTTGATGGGGCAACCTTTGGTGCTGTGGTTAGGCAACGGGGGCCAACCTGCGGCCCTAGCGGATCGCTGCTGCCATCGCTCGGCCCAGTTATCGAAGGGCGTTGTGCAAAACGGCTGTGTGCGCTGCCCCTACCACGGCTGGGCCTACGATGCCCTGGGCACTTGCACCACCGTCCCCCAAATTGATCCGGGCACGGCCATTCCCAAAACCTATCAGGTACCCTCTTACCTGTGCCAAGAACGCTACGGCTACGTGTGGGTCTGTCTCGATGACAATCCGCTCCAGGCCATCCCTGAAATTCCTCAGTTTACTGACCCCAGCTTTCGGTTTATCCACGAATTCTATGAACCTTGGCAGGTCGGTGGTCTGCGCGCCATCGAAAACTCCTTCGACAGCGCCCACGGGCACTTTGTCCACGCCAGTTCTTGGGGCGATATGGCCAACCCCCAGCCGCCACCGATTGATGAGGTGACGGAAACCAGCTTTGGCTTTGTCATGAAGCACTGGCTAGAGGTGCTAAACCCCGACCTACAAAAGAAAAACCTGGGCATTGAGGGCGAAAAGACCATCCGCACCAATACCCGCACCTGGTACATGCCCTTTGCCCGCACCCTGCATATCGAGTATCCCAATGGCTTGATTCACCTGATTTTTACCGCCTACACCCCCATCGATGATCAACATTCCCAGGTGGTGCAGTTCTGCCTCCGCAACGACACCGAAACCGAAGCCAAAGCCGCCGACATCATCGCCTTTGATCGTCAGGTGACATCAGAAGACCGGGTGATTTTGGAAGGCACCGACTACGACGCCCCTCTTTCCTTGGCGGAAGAACAACACATGGCCAGCGACCGACCCGGCATCCTCATGCGCCACCGACTGGCCAAACTCCTGAAAGACCACGGCGAAAGCGAGCAGCGGCGACCCGATCATTAG
- a CDS encoding ArnT family glycosyltransferase, with the protein MTRWIEDRDRGQRGLIGLLVGGLVYRTIVAIWLLPGFDEAYYYLYSRHLNWSYFDHPIMVALTTGLGWWTTGIISPLTIRVGALLLYGISLGLLYLAARRMHNPAVGQMTLAFGTLMPLIVISFGILTSPDNGLMLFWSATLLVALWEFFPTRRRLNYYGVIGNAYIPTWRVALLGGLVGLACISKYHGFVLGLGLVGFCLSRQPYRKVFQSPWLVVSVGCFALALAPLLYWNAQHDWISFRFHLGMRFDGGSDEPSPFRFGQMVGYWLLSNVYLFPLFGLPLWWVTLRQTGQQCLMAFTPSWDTQEAQGRDQLALVLWLSLPIVVLFTALGGKQQIFPAWPAPGYWGLLILLGAQGVIWQRRRPRLVQRWLWGSGLFLAILSVIALLHLQLGFLQQPSRYAPLGGLIPVEQDGSTELIDTLQLRRLMAENPELQATLPEIGFIFTNEYYLGGYFDMAIHPLGDVPVTAFSQDPRGFAFWFNQANWLGQDALYLTLERFAQEPDILAQYQPLFDTIEPLTTLALRRGGEVTETIHVFKASRFNQIYRYPY; encoded by the coding sequence ATGACCAGATGGATTGAGGATCGAGATCGGGGACAGCGGGGATTGATTGGGCTGTTGGTGGGCGGGCTTGTCTACCGCACCATCGTAGCGATCTGGCTGCTGCCCGGTTTTGATGAAGCCTACTACTATCTCTACAGCCGCCACCTGAACTGGAGCTACTTCGACCATCCCATCATGGTGGCGCTGACGACGGGGCTGGGCTGGTGGACGACGGGAATCATCTCGCCGCTGACGATTCGGGTGGGGGCGTTGCTGTTGTATGGGATTAGCCTGGGATTGTTGTACCTAGCGGCAAGACGGATGCACAACCCAGCGGTGGGCCAGATGACCCTGGCCTTTGGCACCTTGATGCCGCTGATTGTGATTTCCTTCGGCATTTTGACGTCCCCAGACAACGGCCTGATGCTGTTCTGGAGTGCGACCCTCCTTGTGGCTCTGTGGGAGTTTTTCCCCACCCGTCGCCGCCTCAATTACTATGGCGTGATTGGGAACGCCTACATCCCTACCTGGCGGGTGGCGCTGCTGGGGGGATTGGTGGGCTTGGCCTGCATCAGCAAGTACCACGGCTTTGTGCTGGGGTTGGGGCTGGTGGGGTTTTGCCTCAGTCGCCAGCCCTACCGCAAGGTGTTTCAATCGCCCTGGCTGGTGGTGTCGGTAGGGTGTTTTGCCCTCGCCCTCGCCCCGCTGCTATATTGGAACGCCCAGCACGACTGGATTTCCTTTCGCTTTCACCTGGGGATGCGCTTTGATGGCGGCAGCGATGAACCGAGCCCCTTTCGCTTTGGGCAAATGGTGGGCTACTGGCTGCTGTCCAACGTGTATCTCTTTCCGCTGTTTGGATTGCCCCTGTGGTGGGTCACGCTGCGCCAAACAGGGCAACAGTGCCTGATGGCCTTCACCCCCAGTTGGGATACCCAGGAAGCCCAGGGCCGGGATCAGTTGGCGCTGGTGCTGTGGCTGTCGCTGCCGATTGTGGTGCTGTTTACGGCGCTGGGGGGCAAGCAGCAAATTTTCCCCGCTTGGCCCGCTCCGGGCTATTGGGGTTTGCTGATTTTGCTCGGTGCCCAGGGGGTGATTTGGCAGCGGCGCAGACCCCGACTAGTGCAGCGGTGGCTGTGGGGATCAGGGCTATTTTTAGCCATCCTATCGGTGATTGCCCTGCTGCATCTGCAACTGGGATTTCTGCAACAGCCCAGCCGCTATGCGCCTTTGGGCGGTCTGATCCCCGTCGAACAGGATGGCTCCACAGAGCTGATTGACACCCTGCAACTGCGCCGCCTGATGGCCGAGAACCCCGAACTGCAAGCCACCCTGCCCGAAATCGGCTTTATTTTCACCAACGAATACTACCTCGGCGGCTATTTCGACATGGCCATCCACCCCCTGGGCGATGTGCCTGTTACGGCCTTCAGCCAAGACCCCAGGGGCTTTGCCTTCTGGTTCAACCAAGCTAACTGGCTCGGCCAAGATGCCCTGTATCTAACCCTGGAGCGCTTCGCCCAAGAACCCGATATTCTGGCCCAATACCAACCCCTATTTGACACCATCGAACCCCTCACCACCCTAGCCCTGCGCCGGGGCGGCGAGGTGACGGAAACCATTCACGTTTTCAAAGCCAGCCGCTTCAACCAGATCTATCGCTATCCCTACTAA